The following coding sequences are from one Brooklawnia cerclae window:
- a CDS encoding error-prone DNA polymerase, protein MGFHNPPMPWSDLERTLSGSDPAPSAVTDAPLSRKRAPYTAPPIERPRDAVPYAELHMHSSFSFLDGVSSPTDLVVEAERLGLHALALTDHDGLYGITRFAEAAEPTGVKTVFGAELSLGLSAPQNGRPDPEGTHLLVLAAGEAGYHRLAGAITDAQLTGAEKGRPIYDLAGLANAADGHWVVLTGCRKGAVRQGLLAGGAAAAGRELDALTDLFGRQRVYVELTDHGHPLDSTHNDMLASLAADRGLPTLATGNVHYATPAQRLLAQTVAAIRANRSLDDLDGWLPATGMAFLRSGAEMSRLFARYPGAVERTVGLADELAFSLRRAKPALPKQEVPEGHTPMSWLRELVWRAVPGKYPRLDDAGRARIERELAVIEAKDFPGYFLIVHDIVAEARRRGILCQGRGSAANSAVCYLLGITAVDSIRYGLPFERFLSALRDEEPDIDVDFDSDRREEVIQWVFERYGRERAAQVCNVIQYRPKNAIRDVAKALGYSPGQQDAFARQVEHWSLPKPPEAVGSSVPEFVGSSVPELVEGTGSGGGGAPFDRLKERSGRVPSVPELVGSSVPELVEGTGSGGGRAPFDRLKERSGRALSVGVKKPGKPEDEQPIDVPQAVLDLAAQLLKAPRHLGIHSGGMVLTERPVGQVVPIEHARMPGRTVIQWDKDDAAWMGLVKFDLLGLGMLAALQHCFTIVRDATGEVWDLASIPKEEQAVYDMLCRADAIGVFQVESRAQLGLLPRLRPRRFYDLVIEIALIRPGPIQGGAVHPFVRRKLGTEPITYAHPKLKPVLERTLGVPIFQEQLMQMAMAVGECSGEDADLLRRAMGSKRGIERIESLERKLYEGMARNGLTGDAADHLYAQIKAFANFGFAESHSLSFALLVYASSWLKLHYPAAFLAGLLRAQPMGFYSPATLTADARRHGVEVRRPDLQRSGVDAGLEPISSVEPDGSCPPVEPVETGKTLRPPTGLDSCLDPEQPPMDEFDPDAPDTGAQHRRDGNLAVRLGLAGVRGIGRKVAERIVVERDADGPYSSMEDLARRAGLTEEQLSALATAGAFDGLGLGRRQALWRAGTAALDQAENLPGMVAPLQPPLFDEPTGFEVLADDLWATGIATSDHLLAHLRQRLDERGVLSSAALRTAEPGRRIRVAGLVTHRQRPSTATGITFVSLEDEHGMINVVCSAGLWTRYRRLIREAPGLIVRGILERSPEGVTNVLADYVESLPVAVHHTSRDFH, encoded by the coding sequence ATGGGTTTCCACAACCCACCGATGCCGTGGTCCGACCTCGAGCGCACGCTGAGCGGCTCCGATCCGGCTCCGTCAGCCGTGACGGACGCCCCGCTATCCCGCAAGCGAGCCCCCTACACGGCTCCGCCGATCGAACGGCCGCGGGATGCCGTTCCGTACGCCGAGTTGCACATGCACTCGTCCTTCTCGTTTCTCGACGGTGTGTCCTCGCCGACAGACCTGGTCGTCGAGGCCGAACGGCTCGGGCTGCACGCGTTGGCTCTCACCGACCACGACGGGCTCTACGGGATCACCAGGTTCGCCGAGGCAGCCGAGCCGACGGGAGTGAAGACGGTCTTCGGCGCCGAACTGTCACTGGGCCTGTCCGCGCCGCAGAACGGCAGACCCGACCCGGAGGGCACTCATCTGCTGGTCCTGGCCGCCGGGGAGGCGGGTTATCACCGGTTGGCCGGGGCGATCACCGACGCCCAGCTCACCGGGGCCGAGAAGGGGCGTCCGATCTATGACCTGGCCGGATTGGCGAATGCCGCCGACGGGCACTGGGTGGTGCTGACCGGCTGCCGCAAGGGGGCGGTGCGCCAGGGGTTGCTCGCCGGTGGCGCCGCGGCGGCCGGACGGGAGCTCGACGCACTGACCGATCTCTTCGGTCGTCAGCGGGTGTACGTGGAGCTGACCGACCACGGCCATCCGCTGGACTCGACCCACAACGACATGCTGGCCTCGCTCGCCGCCGATCGCGGGCTGCCCACTCTGGCGACGGGGAACGTGCACTACGCCACTCCCGCCCAGCGTCTGCTCGCCCAGACGGTAGCCGCGATCCGGGCGAACCGGAGCCTGGACGATCTGGACGGTTGGCTGCCGGCCACCGGGATGGCGTTCCTGCGCTCCGGGGCCGAGATGAGCCGGTTGTTCGCGCGCTATCCCGGAGCCGTGGAACGCACCGTGGGACTCGCCGACGAGCTGGCCTTCTCGCTGCGCCGGGCCAAGCCTGCCCTGCCCAAGCAGGAGGTGCCTGAGGGGCACACCCCGATGTCCTGGCTCCGGGAGCTGGTCTGGCGGGCGGTGCCGGGGAAATATCCCCGGCTGGACGACGCCGGCCGGGCACGGATCGAGCGCGAACTCGCGGTGATCGAGGCCAAGGACTTCCCCGGCTACTTCCTGATCGTGCACGACATCGTCGCCGAGGCCAGGCGTCGCGGCATCCTGTGCCAAGGCCGAGGTTCGGCTGCCAATTCCGCGGTCTGCTACCTGCTGGGCATCACTGCGGTGGACTCCATCCGCTACGGCCTGCCCTTCGAGCGCTTCTTGTCGGCGCTGCGGGACGAGGAGCCCGACATCGACGTGGACTTCGACTCCGATCGTCGCGAGGAGGTCATCCAATGGGTGTTCGAGCGCTACGGGCGCGAGCGTGCCGCCCAGGTCTGCAACGTCATCCAGTACCGGCCGAAGAACGCCATCCGGGACGTCGCCAAAGCACTCGGCTATTCGCCAGGCCAGCAGGACGCCTTCGCCCGCCAGGTGGAGCACTGGTCGCTGCCGAAGCCTCCCGAGGCTGTCGGTTCTTCGGTCCCTGAGTTTGTTGGTTCTTCGGTCCCTGAGCTTGTCGAAGGGACGGGTTCTGGTGGCGGAGGTGCTCCTTTCGACAGGCTCAAGGAGCGTTCTGGGCGTGTTCCTTCGGTCCCTGAGCTTGTTGGTTCTTCGGTCCCTGAGCTTGTCGAAGGGACGGGTTCTGGTGGCGGGCGTGCTCCTTTCGACAGGCTCAAGGAGCGTTCTGGGCGTGCTCTTTCGGTCGGGGTCAAGAAGCCGGGGAAACCGGAGGACGAACAGCCGATCGACGTCCCGCAGGCCGTGCTCGATCTGGCCGCCCAACTGCTCAAGGCTCCCCGGCACCTGGGCATCCACTCCGGTGGGATGGTGCTCACCGAGCGTCCGGTGGGGCAGGTCGTGCCGATCGAGCACGCCCGGATGCCCGGCCGGACGGTGATCCAGTGGGACAAGGACGATGCCGCCTGGATGGGGCTGGTGAAGTTCGACCTGCTCGGTCTGGGCATGTTGGCCGCGCTGCAGCACTGCTTCACCATCGTCCGGGACGCCACCGGCGAGGTCTGGGATCTGGCGAGCATTCCCAAGGAGGAGCAGGCTGTCTACGACATGCTCTGCCGGGCGGACGCCATCGGGGTGTTCCAGGTGGAGTCCCGTGCCCAGCTGGGATTGTTGCCCCGGTTGCGGCCCCGGCGGTTCTACGACCTGGTCATCGAGATCGCCTTGATCCGGCCCGGCCCCATCCAGGGCGGAGCGGTGCATCCGTTCGTCCGCCGCAAACTCGGCACCGAACCGATCACCTACGCCCATCCCAAGCTGAAGCCTGTGCTGGAACGCACCCTGGGCGTGCCGATCTTCCAGGAGCAGCTGATGCAGATGGCGATGGCGGTGGGGGAGTGCAGCGGCGAGGACGCCGACCTGCTGCGCCGGGCGATGGGCTCCAAGCGGGGGATCGAGCGCATCGAGTCCCTGGAGCGCAAACTCTACGAGGGGATGGCTCGCAACGGGCTGACCGGTGATGCCGCAGACCACCTTTATGCCCAGATCAAGGCGTTCGCGAACTTCGGTTTCGCCGAGTCCCACTCGCTGAGCTTCGCGCTGCTGGTGTACGCCAGTTCGTGGCTCAAACTGCACTATCCGGCGGCATTCCTGGCCGGACTGCTTCGTGCCCAGCCGATGGGGTTCTACTCGCCTGCGACCCTGACCGCTGACGCCCGGCGGCATGGTGTCGAGGTGCGCCGGCCCGACCTGCAGCGCTCAGGGGTGGACGCCGGCCTGGAGCCGATCTCGTCGGTCGAGCCCGACGGATCCTGTCCGCCGGTTGAGCCTGTCGAAACCGGCAAGACCTTGCGGCCCCCCACCGGTCTCGATTCCTGCCTCGACCCCGAACAGCCGCCGATGGACGAGTTCGACCCCGACGCGCCCGACACCGGGGCACAGCATCGCCGGGACGGCAATCTCGCTGTCAGACTCGGTTTGGCGGGCGTCCGGGGGATCGGACGGAAAGTGGCCGAGCGAATCGTCGTCGAACGCGACGCCGATGGGCCGTACTCGTCCATGGAGGATCTGGCCCGGCGTGCCGGGCTGACCGAGGAACAGTTGTCGGCGCTGGCAACCGCCGGAGCATTCGACGGCCTCGGCCTGGGACGTCGGCAGGCACTGTGGCGGGCCGGTACGGCCGCGTTGGACCAGGCGGAGAACCTGCCGGGCATGGTGGCGCCGCTCCAGCCGCCGCTGTTCGACGAGCCGACCGGCTTCGAGGTGCTCGCCGACGACCTCTGGGCGACCGGGATCGCGACGTCCGACCATCTGCTCGCCCATCTACGGCAACGGCTGGACGAGCGCGGTGTGCTGAGCTCGGCCGCGCTGCGCACCGCCGAACCCGGTCGCCGGATTCGCGTCGCCGGGTTGGTCACCCATCGGCAGCGACCGTCCACCGCCACCGGGATCACCTTCGTCAGCCTCGAGGACGAGCACGGCATGATCAACGTCGTCTGCTCCGCCGGGCTCTGGACCCGTTACCGGCGACTCATCCGCGAAGCTCCTGGCCTGATCGTCCGCGGCATCCTCGAGCGTTCGCCCGAAGGGGTCACCAACGTGCTGGCTGACTACGTCGAGTCGCTCCCGGTCGCCGTCCATCACACCTCGCGTGACTTCCACTGA